From the Maioricimonas rarisocia genome, one window contains:
- a CDS encoding AAA family ATPase: MIETVKISGFKAVRSVTLPLERLTVIFGPNASGKTTLLEAISLLCRSATWNPGELFSGERAPSRICSRDAREARLALQLSTGTAYECLVSPDPDHQMNFVPLPPDGNGHSTPAVEPAWGCSRFINAHDNANKACRWEDVPGLMQQEVERSIQSQFLRLEPDRLAATSYIAGERARLRADGYGLASVLSQLKLNNATAFSKIEETLRSVIPSVLGLRFVRDRVVRREIEYHEQAGQRVAVESAPREYWGDALRFDSLSGRNLPASAMSEGTLLILGLLTAAHSSSEVRILLLDDLDRALHPRAQSDVVRMLTELQKSRRDLQIVATSHSPYLVDALDYSQVRMTTIDNSGEISCASMESHPDAARWRDEMAAGEFWSHTGEKWVETHAN, encoded by the coding sequence ATGATCGAGACCGTCAAGATCAGCGGATTCAAAGCCGTCCGATCCGTGACGCTGCCACTGGAGCGGCTGACGGTCATTTTCGGCCCCAATGCATCCGGCAAGACGACACTGCTGGAAGCAATCAGTCTGCTCTGCCGAAGTGCCACATGGAATCCGGGCGAACTCTTCAGCGGAGAGCGGGCACCGTCGCGGATCTGCAGTCGCGACGCGAGGGAAGCGCGGCTCGCTCTTCAGCTTTCGACGGGAACTGCATATGAGTGCCTGGTCTCCCCTGATCCTGACCACCAGATGAACTTCGTGCCGCTGCCGCCAGATGGCAACGGTCACTCGACGCCTGCCGTTGAACCGGCGTGGGGGTGCTCGCGGTTCATCAACGCTCACGACAATGCAAACAAGGCGTGTCGCTGGGAAGACGTCCCGGGACTGATGCAGCAGGAAGTCGAGCGAAGTATTCAAAGCCAGTTTCTGCGGCTGGAGCCGGACCGTCTGGCCGCAACCTCGTACATTGCAGGCGAGCGTGCCCGACTTCGCGCGGACGGGTACGGACTGGCTTCGGTGCTGTCACAACTGAAGCTCAACAACGCGACAGCATTTTCCAAGATCGAAGAGACGCTGCGGTCGGTCATCCCCTCCGTTCTCGGACTGCGTTTCGTTCGCGACCGGGTTGTTCGCCGCGAAATCGAGTACCACGAGCAGGCCGGCCAGCGTGTCGCGGTCGAATCGGCACCACGCGAGTACTGGGGTGACGCGCTCCGTTTCGATTCACTGAGCGGCAGGAACCTGCCCGCCTCGGCAATGAGCGAAGGCACGTTGCTCATTCTTGGACTGCTCACCGCCGCGCATTCGTCGTCTGAGGTGAGAATTCTGCTGCTGGACGACCTGGACCGGGCGCTGCATCCTCGTGCACAAAGCGATGTCGTCAGGATGCTGACAGAGCTGCAGAAATCACGTCGCGACCTGCAGATCGTCGCCACGAGTCACTCGCCCTATCTGGTCGATGCTCTCGATTACAGCCAGGTTCGGATGACGACAATCGACAATTCGGGCGAGATCAGCTGCGCATCGATGGAATCCCACCCGGACGCGGCCCGGTGGCGCGACGAGATGGCCGCCGGCGAATTCTGGAGCCACACCGGAGAGAAGTGGGTCGAAACACACGCCAACTGA
- a CDS encoding alkaline phosphatase D family protein, with amino-acid sequence MTLRALLTSVVLIAACAVTAAADELKTDFSAPGQRVWIGSDFWANRLQDWRIAGDRLECVAEGARLRMRTLHLLTHDLAGEGGFDISFRCGLLNNVPSNAADSAACGLLIGVGPDMDWRSRALIQGAAGPGAGTFWGLTAAGEAFVIDNEKPWQGSPAKQGSSIDGQPHPTESTVRLSGVPQPDGNLRITLEITRDGQRTGSISRDVPVESVKGGIALVSHPGSQQKGKYGGRWWLDDLAVSGDGVTEHPERSLGPILSTQYTVSRGTLKLTAQFFPIGNKDPQSAALQVKEENGDWTTIDEAPVEAPSYTALFRSEEWDASRARTFRVRYPAEGNLLASFEGTIRKDPVDKETIVVAGFTGNHNNAHGFARPGYNYRNNVWFPHTEIVEHVTEHKPDVLFFSGDQVYEGDSPTFADRSTIMLDYLYKWYLWCWAYQDLTREIPSICEPDDHDVFQPNLWGEGGRMAVPGTDRYLPEGRSVDDPNAGRDHDGGYVPPAEFVKMVERTQTSHLPDPYQKEPLEQGITAYYTDMVWGRVGIAIVEDRKFKSGCNRPEMPPSGTGRPDHFNDPDFDVADLDVEGLKLLGDKQLEFLNGFAKDWGGQDMKIAVSQTIFANMATHHGGRLDRLIADLDSNGWPQTGRNKAVDALRRGFVFHIGGDQHLATIVHHGIDDHGDAMWSFCVPSVANFYPRAWAPGDEGEYTNPPPSEYTGRHRDGFNHPVIVYAATNPGDDMGHEPKALHNGMPGYGIVKLNKTQRTIRMECWPRFANPADPQAKPYEGWPRTISQFDNYARTPVGHLATLQIEGAEDAVVQVINESTGEVEYTVRIKGQEYRPAVFDADATYTVVVSDPDRDLSRELTGMKVAGEQERTAVQLN; translated from the coding sequence ATGACGCTTCGCGCTCTGCTGACGTCTGTTGTTCTCATCGCGGCCTGTGCCGTGACGGCTGCCGCCGACGAGCTGAAGACCGACTTTTCGGCTCCTGGCCAGCGGGTCTGGATCGGGTCCGACTTCTGGGCGAATCGGTTGCAGGACTGGCGGATCGCCGGCGACCGACTCGAATGCGTTGCCGAGGGAGCCCGCCTGCGGATGCGGACGCTGCATCTGCTGACTCACGACCTGGCTGGCGAGGGAGGCTTCGACATCTCCTTCCGCTGCGGCCTGCTCAACAACGTCCCCTCGAATGCGGCAGACAGTGCAGCATGCGGTCTGCTGATCGGCGTCGGTCCCGATATGGACTGGCGTTCGCGGGCGCTCATCCAGGGAGCCGCCGGCCCGGGGGCCGGGACCTTCTGGGGGCTGACGGCCGCGGGTGAGGCGTTCGTCATCGACAATGAGAAGCCCTGGCAGGGCTCGCCGGCGAAGCAGGGGAGTTCAATCGACGGACAGCCCCATCCGACGGAGTCGACCGTTCGCCTCTCAGGCGTGCCGCAACCGGACGGCAATCTGCGGATCACGCTCGAAATCACGCGTGACGGCCAGAGAACGGGTTCCATCAGCCGCGATGTTCCCGTCGAGTCAGTCAAAGGAGGCATCGCGCTCGTTTCGCACCCCGGCTCGCAGCAGAAGGGGAAGTACGGCGGCCGCTGGTGGCTTGACGACCTGGCCGTCTCGGGTGACGGAGTGACGGAACATCCCGAGCGATCACTCGGTCCGATTCTCAGTACGCAGTACACCGTCAGCCGTGGCACTCTCAAGCTGACGGCTCAGTTCTTCCCGATCGGCAACAAAGATCCGCAGTCGGCGGCACTACAGGTGAAGGAAGAGAACGGCGACTGGACGACAATCGACGAGGCGCCGGTCGAAGCGCCCAGCTATACGGCACTGTTCCGCAGTGAAGAGTGGGACGCCTCGCGGGCCCGCACGTTTCGCGTGCGGTATCCGGCCGAAGGAAATCTGCTGGCCAGCTTCGAGGGGACGATCCGCAAGGATCCGGTCGACAAGGAAACGATTGTCGTCGCCGGCTTCACGGGGAATCACAACAACGCGCACGGCTTTGCCCGGCCGGGATACAACTACCGCAACAACGTCTGGTTTCCGCACACCGAGATTGTCGAGCACGTTACCGAGCACAAACCGGATGTGCTGTTCTTCTCGGGCGACCAGGTTTACGAAGGGGACAGCCCCACGTTCGCCGACCGGTCGACGATCATGCTGGACTACCTCTACAAATGGTACCTGTGGTGCTGGGCCTATCAGGACCTGACGCGGGAAATCCCCTCGATCTGCGAACCGGATGACCACGACGTCTTCCAGCCGAACCTGTGGGGCGAAGGGGGGCGCATGGCGGTCCCCGGGACGGACCGCTATCTGCCCGAAGGTCGCTCGGTGGACGATCCGAACGCCGGCCGGGATCACGACGGCGGGTACGTGCCCCCGGCGGAGTTCGTGAAGATGGTCGAGCGGACGCAGACGTCGCATCTGCCCGATCCGTATCAGAAAGAGCCGCTGGAGCAGGGGATCACCGCGTACTACACCGACATGGTGTGGGGACGGGTCGGCATTGCGATTGTCGAAGACCGCAAGTTCAAGTCGGGCTGCAACCGCCCGGAGATGCCGCCCTCCGGCACCGGCCGTCCCGATCACTTCAACGATCCCGACTTCGACGTGGCCGATCTGGACGTCGAGGGGCTGAAGCTGCTGGGAGACAAACAGCTCGAGTTTCTCAACGGCTTCGCGAAAGACTGGGGCGGACAGGACATGAAGATCGCCGTCTCACAGACGATCTTCGCCAATATGGCTACGCATCACGGGGGCAGGCTGGACCGCCTCATTGCCGACCTCGACTCGAACGGCTGGCCGCAGACGGGCCGCAACAAGGCGGTCGATGCGCTGCGGCGGGGCTTTGTCTTCCACATCGGGGGGGACCAGCACCTGGCGACGATCGTGCATCACGGCATCGACGATCACGGCGACGCGATGTGGTCGTTCTGCGTGCCGAGCGTCGCGAACTTCTATCCGCGTGCCTGGGCCCCGGGCGACGAGGGGGAGTACACGAATCCTCCTCCGAGCGAGTACACCGGCCGTCACCGGGACGGGTTCAATCATCCTGTGATCGTCTACGCGGCGACGAACCCGGGTGACGACATGGGACACGAGCCGAAGGCACTGCACAACGGCATGCCCGGCTACGGCATCGTGAAGTTGAACAAGACCCAGCGGACGATCCGCATGGAATGCTGGCCGCGGTTCGCCAATCCGGCCGACCCGCAGGCAAAACCGTACGAAGGGTGGCCGAGAACGATCTCGCAGTTCGACAACTACGCGCGAACGCCCGTCGGTCACCTGGCGACACTGCAGATTGAGGGCGCAGAGGACGCGGTGGTGCAGGTGATCAACGAGTCAACCGGCGAGGTGGAATACACGGTACGAATCAAGGGGCAGGAGTACCGGCCGGCGGTGTTCGATGCCGACGCGACGTACACCGTGGTCGTTTCCGATCCGGATCGAGACCTGAGCCGGGAGTTGACGGGGATGAAGGTGGCGGGTGAGCAGGAAAGAACCGCCGTCCAACTGAACTGA